A genomic window from Xyrauchen texanus isolate HMW12.3.18 chromosome 31, RBS_HiC_50CHRs, whole genome shotgun sequence includes:
- the plac8l1 gene encoding PLAC8-like protein 1 isoform X1 — MHQMNSSGGQEVEQNATGSEKMELPVMTQPGLGMTTTTVTTISQTGGDWSTGLFDVCGDTSTFLMGAFVPCCLDLSVAHQYGECMCLPLLPGSTFAMRVGIRERFKIRGSVCEDWTTVYCCYPLALCQMIREMKKRLKTQTYTVSTVLESS, encoded by the exons CACCAAATGAACTCGTCAGGTGGTCAAGAGGTTGAACAGAATGCAACAGGAAGTGAGAAGATGGAACTTCCTGTAATGACTCAACCTGGCCTCGGGATGACCACGACAACAGTGACCACAATTAGTCAGACGGGTGGAGACTGGAGCACAGGGCTGTTTGACGTGTGTGGTGACACCAGCACAT TTCTGATGGGTGCGTTTGTGCCATGCTGTTTGGACCTGAGTGTAGCTCATCAGTATGGAGAATGCATGTGTCTGCCGCTGCTGCCTGGATCTACATTTGCCATGAGAGTGGGCATCCGAGAGCGCTTTAAGATCAGG ggcAGTGTGTGTGAGGACTGGACTACGGTCTATTGCTGCTACCCTCTGGCCCTCTGTCAGATGATCAGAGAGATGAAGAAGAGGCTGAAGACGCAGACCTACACCGTTTCCACGGTGCTGGAGAGCTCATGA
- the plac8l1 gene encoding PLAC8-like protein 1 isoform X2 gives MNSSGGQEVEQNATGSEKMELPVMTQPGLGMTTTTVTTISQTGGDWSTGLFDVCGDTSTFLMGAFVPCCLDLSVAHQYGECMCLPLLPGSTFAMRVGIRERFKIRGSVCEDWTTVYCCYPLALCQMIREMKKRLKTQTYTVSTVLESS, from the exons ATGAACTCGTCAGGTGGTCAAGAGGTTGAACAGAATGCAACAGGAAGTGAGAAGATGGAACTTCCTGTAATGACTCAACCTGGCCTCGGGATGACCACGACAACAGTGACCACAATTAGTCAGACGGGTGGAGACTGGAGCACAGGGCTGTTTGACGTGTGTGGTGACACCAGCACAT TTCTGATGGGTGCGTTTGTGCCATGCTGTTTGGACCTGAGTGTAGCTCATCAGTATGGAGAATGCATGTGTCTGCCGCTGCTGCCTGGATCTACATTTGCCATGAGAGTGGGCATCCGAGAGCGCTTTAAGATCAGG ggcAGTGTGTGTGAGGACTGGACTACGGTCTATTGCTGCTACCCTCTGGCCCTCTGTCAGATGATCAGAGAGATGAAGAAGAGGCTGAAGACGCAGACCTACACCGTTTCCACGGTGCTGGAGAGCTCATGA